The region GTGCGGTCGCCGGAGCGATCAAGCTGAACGATATGCAACTGGCCGCAGTGACGGTCGACAAGTCAGGTGCGGTCTGGGTTGTGGACAAGAAGAATTATCGCGCGGCAAAACTGGACGAGAGCGGCAAGGTACTTTCCAGCCTTGGCAAGGAAGGCGGCGGAGCCGGGCAATTCGATAATCCGTCGGCGATCGCAATATCGAATTCGGGGATGGTGTTTGTGGCTGACCGGTCCAATCGCAACGTGCAGATTTTCCGGGAAGACGGCGTGTTCCTGAACGCTCTGAACGGTGACAATTCGGCCAAAATGAGCTCGCCTGTCGCCATGGCGTTCGACCAGAACGACAATTTGTACATTCTCGATTCCTCGCGTAAGAGCGTATTGGCTTATGCTGCATCCGGGAAATCGCTCGGTGAATTTGGCAAGACCAAGGACGGAAGTCTGTTGTCTTCCCCCGTTTCCCTGATTGCGGCGAACGACGAAGTGCTGGTGCTGGACGGAAATCAGGTCAAGGTGTTTTCGCCCAAGGGGCAGTTGGTACGCAGTTTCGGAGCCAAGGGGAATGGCGTGGGTGCGTTCGACGACCCGGTTGCCATCGCGTATGGCGGCGGCACCAATTTCATGATTTCGGATATTGAGAATAAGCGCATGCAGGCGTTCAGCACTTTGCTGAAACCGGAAGCACCGCAACAGCTGACGGCACAGGGCAAGGTACATTCCGTCGAGCTGCACTGGTCGCAGGCATCCTCGCCCTATATCAAGCAGTATCGTATCTACCGCTCCAGGAACGAGGACGAGAATTTTGTGCAGATTGGTACCAGTGCGAACAATCAGTTCGTGGATCCGGATCTGGATGCGGATGTTCATTACTACTACCGCATCAGCGGGGAAACCTATTTCGGCTATGAAGGTGCGACCAGCGCGGTAGTCGGTGGAGTGCCGACCAAATTTGTACCGTCGGCCCTTGCGGCCGTACAAGTGCAGACCACGCCGTGGCAGGTGAAAATGAACTGGGCGGCGGTCGACAGCAAATATTTCGGGGCTTACCGGATTTATCAAAAAGACGGCGAAAAATTCACCAAGATCGGTGAAGTGACGCAGCCTGAATTCATCAAGGAAGCACTGACTCCCGAGACCAAATATACCTATTACGTTTCGATATTGAGCAGCGACGGAACTGAGTCGGAAAAAGTCCCGGTAGAAGCGACCACGCAGATTTTCAACCGCCCGCCGCTTGAGATCGAAGTCGTTCAGTTGCGCGACGTATTTTCCAACTCCTACAAGATCTACGAACGCGACGGGATCGGCCAGATCAAGCTGACCAACAATACCAACAAAACCATGGAGCGGCTCAAGGTGACGTTCCAGCTGCGCGATTTCATGGACTTCCCGACCGAAACCAAACTGGACAAGCTGTTGCCGGGGGAAAGTGCGGAAGTTGCGCTCAAGGCCGTTTTCAACAACAGCATCCTGACGATTACCGAGGACAGTTCCGTGCAGGCAATGATCGAAGCGAGCTATTTCGATGACGGCAAACGCGTGGCATTCAACAAGAATCCGACGGTAAATGTCTATGAGAAGCATCGGCTGACATGGGACGATCAGGATCGTTATGCAGCCTTTATCACCCCCAAGGATCCTCCGGTGATGAGTCTTGTCCGTTCGGTGGTAACTCAATTCAAGGAAACCAAGGATCAGACGCAGCTGGCCGCTGTCGTGTTTGACATGCTGGGTGTTTACGGCATGACTTACATTCCGGACCCAACCAATCCCTACCAGATCACTTCGGGCAAGGTGGATACCGTCGATTATGTCCAGTTCCCGCGCGAAACCCTGGAGCGCAAGTCCGGCGATTGCGACGACTTGGTGGCACTTTATTCAGCAGCGCTGGAAAGCATGGGGATTGATACACGCGTGCTGGAGGTGCCGGGTCATATGTTCATGATGTTCTCCGCCGGCATCTTGGCGGACGATGACGGCTATACCATGGACAATATGTACGTGATCTACGAGGGGCGCTTGTGGATTCCGGTGGAAACCACGCTACTGGGCAGCGCCTTCGTTCCTGCCTGGGAAAAAGGCGCAGCAACCTATTACAAGTGGAAGGACAAAGGCCTCACGGTGCTCGATGCCCATGTTTCCTGGGATAAATATAAACCGGCGAGCCTGCCGGACTCTAGCTTGAAGCAAAGTGAGATATCTCGTGCCGAGATCGAAAAGAAATTTCCGTCCGACTACATGTCTGTTTTGAAGATCAGTTCCCAGACCAAGACGCGGCGTTATCTCAATGCGATCAAAACGAACCCGTCCGATGTGGATGCGCACTTGCAGATGGGCATCATCCTGGCCAAGGCCGGAGATCGCGACGAAGCGATGAAGTATTTTGACAAGGTACTCACTTTGGAACCCAAGAGTTCTGCAGCAATGAACAATCGCGGCAATATTTTCATGATCGAGGATAAATATCAGGACGCACAAAAGGCATATCTGGCGGCGACTCAGATATCTCCCGGTGATGCCAATATATGGGTAAATCTGGCGCGTGCCTATAAGGCGACCAAAGACGTCAAGAAAGCCAAGGCTGCCTTCGTCAAGGCGCAGTCGATTGATCCCGCGGTCAAGGAAGGACACCGGGCACTGGAATTGGAGCTATTGAATACGCTTTGATTCGGATGTACCGTAATGATATGAGGCAGCCTAAACCAAGGAGATTTACATGAAAAGAGTGATCGCGTTGCTGGTGTTGTTGAGCGCTGTGTGCGCCGCCCCGGCATACAGCGCAGACGATAATCAGGGACTTTCGTTCTGGGAGCGCCTGCGCAGAAAGATCGAAATGCTTACCCCCAAGAAGAAAATTAGTACGACGACCGCTGTGGGGGGGGTGCGCGGGTCACAGGCCGATGGTGAAGAGGTCTACTGGAAGGGCGAAGCCAACCCCCAGATCGATGCCGACGAATTGGCGGATTTCAAGAAAGCCGTTTCATTGGCTGACACGGGCGATATGACGGGAGCCCAGGCCGGATTCTCCGACTTCCTGAAGAAGCATCCCGACAGCCGTTTGCGCCCCGATGCCGAAATGGCCCTGGCCCAGCTGCAGCCCAAGAAGTAACAAGGCATACGCCGGACGGTTGGCTGGTATTCGGCCCGCCCAGCAACTATAATCGGCATCCTTGCGAACCCGGATAGTCGTTCATTCCATGCAGTTATTCACTTTCGGCATAAACCATCAGACCGCGCCGCTCGCCGTGCGCGAGCAGATCGCGTTCAATGTCGAGACGCTGGATAGCGCTCTGCGCGACCTGGTGGATAACGGTGCCGCCAAAGAGGCAACGATCCTTTCCACCTGCAACCGTACCGAGATCTATTGCAGCACCAGCGCGCCAACCCAGGCGGTCGATTGGCTGGCGGCCTACCACCATTTGCCTGCCAACGAGATCGAACCGTACATCTACCGTCTGCCGCAGGAAGAAGCCATAAAGCATGCTTTCCGCGTGGCGAGCGGGCTGGACTCCATGGTGCTGGGCGAGCCGCAGATACTGGGGCAGATGAAACAGGCGGTGCGCCAGGCCGAGCAAGCCGGTACACTGGGATTTTTGCTGCACAAGCTGTTCCAGCGCACCTTCTCGGTTGCCAAGGACGTGCGAACCCAGACCGAGATCGGCGCCAATCTGGTTTCCATGGCAGCGGCTGCCGTCAAACTTGCGGAACGCATTTACCCCAGCATTTCCGAGCAGAGCATCCTGTTCATCGGCGCGGGCGAGATGATAGAACTCAATGCCGTGCATTTCGCCGCACGCAACCCGAAACACATCACCGTCGCCAACCGCACGCTGGAGCGTGCGCAAGTCCTGGCGCGGCGCATCAATGGCCATGCCATCACACTGAACGAGTTGCCGGAACAACTGGCACATCACGACATCATCATTACCTGCACCGCCAGCCCCTTGCCGATCCTGGGCAAAGGCATGGTCGAGCGCGCACTCAAGGCACGCAAGCATCGCCCGTTGTTCATTGTGGACCTTGCGGTGCCGCGCGACGTGGAAAAGGAAGTCGCGGAATTGAACGATGTCTTCCTCTACACGGTGGACGACTTGTCCGATGTGGTGCGCGACGGCCTGGATGCGCGCCAGGGAGCGGTGAAAGAAGCCGAAGTCATCATCGATTCCGGCGTCAATGATTTCATGCACTGGATGCAATCGCGCGAAATGGTGCCCACCATCCGCGCCTTGCGCGATCATGCTGAACGCCAGCGCCGCGCCGAAATGGAGAAAGCCTTGCGTCTGCTGGCGAAAGGCGAGAGTCCTGAAAAGGTGCTGGATTTGCTGAGCGCATCCCTGACCAATAAATTCCTCCACGCTCCCACCCAGGCTTTGAACCAGGCACAGGCGAGCGAACGCGAAGCGATTCTGGAAGCGGTACACCGCATCTACCACCTGCACTCCCCCGAATGAAACCGAGCATCGCATCCAAACTCGCCCAACTGAGTGAGCGGTTGGACGAGGTCACCCGCCTGCTGAGCAGCGAAGAGGCCACGCGTGACATGGGCACATTCCGCAAGCTCAATCGTGAACGTTCCGAAATCGAACCGGTGGTTGGGCTTTACCACGCCTACCAAGCCTGCGAGGCGGACATCGCCACCGCACAGGAGATGGCGGGCGATCCGGACATGCGCGAATTTGCCGATGCCGAGATCAAGGCCGGTCGCGAGCGTCTGGAACAATTGGAAGTTGAATTGCAAAAGCAGTTGCTGCCCAAAGACCCCAACGATGAGCGCAACGTATTCCTCGAAGTGCGCGCCGGGACGGGCGGCGACGAGGCGGCGATATTTGCAGGCGATATTTTTCGCATGTATGTACGCTTTGCCGAACGCCGCCGCTGGCAGGTCGAGATCATTTCCGAAAGCCTGGGTGAAATGGGCGGGTACAAGGAAGTTATCGCCCGCATCATCGGCCAGGGTGCTTATTCCGTGCTGAAGTTCGAGTCGGGAGCCCATCGCGTGCAGCGCGTGCCGGCAACCGAAACGCAAGGGCGTATCCACACCTCTGCCTGCACTGTCGCCATCCTGCCGGAAGCCGACGAAGTGGGTGAAGTGGAACTCAACCCCGCCGACTTGCGCATCGATACTTTCCGCGCCAGCGGCGCGGGCGGTCAGCACATCAACAAGACTGATTCCGCCGTGCGCATCACGCACCTTCCCACAGGGACAGTGGTCGAATGCCAGGATGGACGCTCGCAGCACCAGAACAAGGCGCAGGCTCTGCGCGTGTTGGCGGCTCGCATCAAGGATAAACAGGAACAGGCCGCGCACAGCAAGATTGCCGCCGAGCGTAAATCGCTGGTGGGCAGCGGCGACAGGTCAGAACGCATCCGTACATACAACTTCCCTCAGGGGCGCGTCACCGACCATCGCATCAACCTCACGCTTTACAAGATGGACCAGATCATGGACGGCGACATCAGCGAACTGACCAATGCCCTGATGGCCGAGCACCAGGCCGAACTATTGTCGGCATTGGCAGAAGAAAGCTGATGCCTTGCGATCCATTCAGGACATCCTGCAGGCCGATGCGGCGCGGCTGAACACAGCGCTCGATCTCGGCGCGGCGACTGCCCGCATCGAAGTGCAATGCCTGCTGCAGCACGTCCTGCAAGTTCCGCGCTCCTATTTGCTGGCGCATTCCGAACTGGTGTTGCATGCAACCCAGCAAGCAGCCTACGACTCCTTGTTGCAACGTCGCTTACAGGGTGAGCCTGTCGCACACATTTTGGGCGAGCGGGAGTTCTATGGATTGAGCTTCAAGGTGACTCCGGACACACTTATTCCTCGTCCGGAAACCGAATTGCTGGTCGAATTGGCGTTACAACACATGCCCCCTCTCCAACATCCTGATGGAACTACTAGCCATTCGACTAGGCTGCCAAACTACGCCAGCCAAGTCGCTGGTTACCCCGGTGGGAGAGGGAGAGTTCGCGTGCTGGATATGGGTACGGGTAGCGGCGCGATCGCGCTCTCCATAGCGCAAAGAAGACCCGATGCCGACGTGGTGGCAGTGGATGCTTCGGAAGCAGCGTTGCAGGTGGCAACCGGGAATGCCCGGCGACTGGGCATTGCAAATACAAGATTCCTGAAGAGCGACTGGTTCTCCGAGCTGGCCGGGCAGCACTTCAACCTCATTGTCTCCAATCCACCCTATATTGCGGCAGACGATGCGCATCTCTCCCAAGGCGATGTGCGCTTCGAGCCGATCACTGCACTGGCTTCAGGCGCGGACGGACTGGACGACATCCGCCGCATCGTGGCACAGGCGGAAGATTTCCTTGGGCACGATGCATGGCTATTGTTGGAGCATGGTTATGACCAGGCCGACAAGGTGCGATCAATATTGCAGCAGCACGGGTTTGCCGGAGTGATGTCGGCAAAAGATATTGCCGGGATAGAGCGGGTCAGCGGCGGGAAACGGAGTAAATAGCGCAGTGATTCAATCACTTTGAAGGGTGGGGCACGGTTGGGCGAAAGGTATAGGCCGGTATATAGACCGTTTGGCATATATGCAACATGGTAACGTGTCCCTAGAATGCGACTTGAGTTGTTAGAGCCTTGAGTTGCAACCAACTCAATCTTTCATACTCTCCTCCTATTCTGGGCCATCGCAAGGTGGCCCGTTTTTTTGCCCGGAGTTCAGGCGGATAGCAGCTTGCGAGCGCGTCCGATGGCGGCTTCCACTTGCTTGGGAGCGGTGCCTCCGGTGTGATTGCGCGCGGCGAGCGAGCCTTCCAGTGTCAGCACACCAAAGACGTCGTCAGTGATCTGGTTGGAAAATTCCTGCAATTCTTCCAGCTTGAGTTCTGCCAGATCCACTCCGCGTTGCTCGGCAAAGCGCACTGCCAGGGCCACGGTTTCATGTGCATCGCGGAACGGCAAACCTTTCTTCACCAGATAATCGGCCAGGTCGGTTGCCGTGGCATACCCTTGCAACGCCGCACGACGCATGGCTTCCGGCTTGACGGTAATGCCGCCCATCATGTCGGCGTAGATGCGCAAGGTCTGGGTGAGCGTATCCACCGTGTCGAACAGCGGCTCCTTGTCTTCCTGGTTGTCCTTGTTGTAGGCCAACGGCTGGCCTTTCATCAAAGTGAGCAGCGCGACCAGATTCCCGTTCACGCGGCCGGTCTTGCCACGTACCAGTTCCGGCACGTCCGGGTTCTTTTTCTGCGGCATGATGGAAGAGCCGGTACAGAAGCGGTCGGCGATGTCGATGAAGCCGAAACGCGGGTTCATCCACAGGATCAACTCTTCCGACAGGCGGGACAGGTGCGTCATGGTCAGCGCGGCGGCGGCGGTGAATTCGATGGCGAAATCGCGGTCGGACACGGCATCCAGCGAGTTCTGGCACACCGCCTCGAAACCCAGCAGTTCGGCCACCAGCTCGCGCTTGATCGGGTAACTGGTTCCGGCCAGCGCCGCCGCGCCGAGCGGCAGGCGGTTGACGCGATGACGCGCATCGCCGAAACGTTCCACATCGCGCTGGCACATCTCGAAATACGCCATCAGGTGATGCGCAAAGCTCACCGGTTGGGCAACCTGCAGATGCGTGAATCCGGGCATGATGGTGTGCGTGTGGTGTTGCGCCAGATCCAGCAAAGCGGTCTGTAAACCTTTGAGCAACAGCGTGATATCGTCGATCGCGCTGCGCAGATACAAACGGATGTCGGTCGCCACCTGGTCATTGCGCGAACGCCCGGTGTGCAGGCGTTTGCCCGCATCTCCGACCAACGTGGTCAAGCGCTTTTCAATATTCAGGTGCACGTCTTCCAGGTCAAGTTGCCAGACGAAATCGCCGCTGACGACCTCGCTCTCGATCTGCCCAAGGCCGCGCTGGATATCTTTCAGGTCCTGCGCGGAGATGATGCCGCAGCCGGCGAGCATCTGAGCATGCGCCAGGGAACCCTGGATGTCGAACAGCGCCAGGCGCTTGTCGAAATCCACCGAAGCGGTATAGCGTTTCACCAATTCCGCCACGGGTTCATTGAAGCGCCCCGACCATGTCTGATTGTCTTGCATCGTTGCCATGTCTTGTCCAGAATGAGCGGCCAAACCTTCTATCCATTCCTCTCCCGCTTGCGGGGGAAGGTTAGGAAGGGGGAATGAACCTTAAAGTTTGCATACTTATGAGTGAGACGCGCAGTATAAATCAAAACATTCCCCCCAAGCTGTTGCCCAGCTTCGTAAACCTGGGCACGGTTCTGCGCATCGTGTTGCTGGCCAACGGCATTGCGCTGTTCGGTCTGGCGTTGCAGTCCATCTCACTCGGCAATCTGCTGAACAGCCTGCTTCGGGGTTCTGCGCTGCTGCAACCCGTGTTGCTTACCAACCTGCTGTTGCTGTATGCATTCAATCCTGTGTTAAGCCGGATGCCCTATTGGCAGGGCATGCTGGCCGTATCAGCCATCGTGGCGACGGTTACCGTATTGATCGATATGCTGGGCGGGGATCTGTTTTCCGGAGCGGAACTCGGGGCATTTCGCTACATACGCCATGCGTTGATAAGCATCGCCTTTGCATTGATATTGCTCTATTACTTCCGATTGCGGGCAGAGGCGCTCTCTCCGGCGCGGCATGAAGCGA is a window of Sideroxydans sp. CL21 DNA encoding:
- a CDS encoding tetratricopeptide repeat protein, translated to MRNIFIVISLLLFSSSVWAADAGTGATNGFSKADFRSEIPAPKLRKLLGVYGGNLYITGQDGSVNVVDQAGKTVMTLAAKNGDTELLRKPEAVSVANATVYVADSKTNQIVMYDLSSGKYTGRFGSKSGGNLASDFALDEPQGVAVNEGVVYVADSGNGRIQMYGINGVFLSTLALSATPGSAAEKEKTYKLGEPTDIALDALGRIYVRDADAKSVKIYDAKGLYLRSLPKNGKPVAMCVAEDGIYVADETSSSILKYDFDANPEYSFGSKGEGKAQFKNLSGLAVDKAQQVYVGDSKKSLIEAFVVEAGKVQEQLPKVAGRASVKWLENIPAEVGQLAWDGKETFYAIGKDKKSLVIIRNGAVAGAIKLNDMQLAAVTVDKSGAVWVVDKKNYRAAKLDESGKVLSSLGKEGGGAGQFDNPSAIAISNSGMVFVADRSNRNVQIFREDGVFLNALNGDNSAKMSSPVAMAFDQNDNLYILDSSRKSVLAYAASGKSLGEFGKTKDGSLLSSPVSLIAANDEVLVLDGNQVKVFSPKGQLVRSFGAKGNGVGAFDDPVAIAYGGGTNFMISDIENKRMQAFSTLLKPEAPQQLTAQGKVHSVELHWSQASSPYIKQYRIYRSRNEDENFVQIGTSANNQFVDPDLDADVHYYYRISGETYFGYEGATSAVVGGVPTKFVPSALAAVQVQTTPWQVKMNWAAVDSKYFGAYRIYQKDGEKFTKIGEVTQPEFIKEALTPETKYTYYVSILSSDGTESEKVPVEATTQIFNRPPLEIEVVQLRDVFSNSYKIYERDGIGQIKLTNNTNKTMERLKVTFQLRDFMDFPTETKLDKLLPGESAEVALKAVFNNSILTITEDSSVQAMIEASYFDDGKRVAFNKNPTVNVYEKHRLTWDDQDRYAAFITPKDPPVMSLVRSVVTQFKETKDQTQLAAVVFDMLGVYGMTYIPDPTNPYQITSGKVDTVDYVQFPRETLERKSGDCDDLVALYSAALESMGIDTRVLEVPGHMFMMFSAGILADDDGYTMDNMYVIYEGRLWIPVETTLLGSAFVPAWEKGAATYYKWKDKGLTVLDAHVSWDKYKPASLPDSSLKQSEISRAEIEKKFPSDYMSVLKISSQTKTRRYLNAIKTNPSDVDAHLQMGIILAKAGDRDEAMKYFDKVLTLEPKSSAAMNNRGNIFMIEDKYQDAQKAYLAATQISPGDANIWVNLARAYKATKDVKKAKAAFVKAQSIDPAVKEGHRALELELLNTL
- the hemA gene encoding glutamyl-tRNA reductase, which translates into the protein MQLFTFGINHQTAPLAVREQIAFNVETLDSALRDLVDNGAAKEATILSTCNRTEIYCSTSAPTQAVDWLAAYHHLPANEIEPYIYRLPQEEAIKHAFRVASGLDSMVLGEPQILGQMKQAVRQAEQAGTLGFLLHKLFQRTFSVAKDVRTQTEIGANLVSMAAAAVKLAERIYPSISEQSILFIGAGEMIELNAVHFAARNPKHITVANRTLERAQVLARRINGHAITLNELPEQLAHHDIIITCTASPLPILGKGMVERALKARKHRPLFIVDLAVPRDVEKEVAELNDVFLYTVDDLSDVVRDGLDARQGAVKEAEVIIDSGVNDFMHWMQSREMVPTIRALRDHAERQRRAEMEKALRLLAKGESPEKVLDLLSASLTNKFLHAPTQALNQAQASEREAILEAVHRIYHLHSPE
- the prfA gene encoding peptide chain release factor 1: MKPSIASKLAQLSERLDEVTRLLSSEEATRDMGTFRKLNRERSEIEPVVGLYHAYQACEADIATAQEMAGDPDMREFADAEIKAGRERLEQLEVELQKQLLPKDPNDERNVFLEVRAGTGGDEAAIFAGDIFRMYVRFAERRRWQVEIISESLGEMGGYKEVIARIIGQGAYSVLKFESGAHRVQRVPATETQGRIHTSACTVAILPEADEVGEVELNPADLRIDTFRASGAGGQHINKTDSAVRITHLPTGTVVECQDGRSQHQNKAQALRVLAARIKDKQEQAAHSKIAAERKSLVGSGDRSERIRTYNFPQGRVTDHRINLTLYKMDQIMDGDISELTNALMAEHQAELLSALAEES
- the prmC gene encoding peptide chain release factor N(5)-glutamine methyltransferase; the protein is MRSIQDILQADAARLNTALDLGAATARIEVQCLLQHVLQVPRSYLLAHSELVLHATQQAAYDSLLQRRLQGEPVAHILGEREFYGLSFKVTPDTLIPRPETELLVELALQHMPPLQHPDGTTSHSTRLPNYASQVAGYPGGRGRVRVLDMGTGSGAIALSIAQRRPDADVVAVDASEAALQVATGNARRLGIANTRFLKSDWFSELAGQHFNLIVSNPPYIAADDAHLSQGDVRFEPITALASGADGLDDIRRIVAQAEDFLGHDAWLLLEHGYDQADKVRSILQQHGFAGVMSAKDIAGIERVSGGKRSK
- the argH gene encoding argininosuccinate lyase, whose protein sequence is MATMQDNQTWSGRFNEPVAELVKRYTASVDFDKRLALFDIQGSLAHAQMLAGCGIISAQDLKDIQRGLGQIESEVVSGDFVWQLDLEDVHLNIEKRLTTLVGDAGKRLHTGRSRNDQVATDIRLYLRSAIDDITLLLKGLQTALLDLAQHHTHTIMPGFTHLQVAQPVSFAHHLMAYFEMCQRDVERFGDARHRVNRLPLGAAALAGTSYPIKRELVAELLGFEAVCQNSLDAVSDRDFAIEFTAAAALTMTHLSRLSEELILWMNPRFGFIDIADRFCTGSSIMPQKKNPDVPELVRGKTGRVNGNLVALLTLMKGQPLAYNKDNQEDKEPLFDTVDTLTQTLRIYADMMGGITVKPEAMRRAALQGYATATDLADYLVKKGLPFRDAHETVALAVRFAEQRGVDLAELKLEELQEFSNQITDDVFGVLTLEGSLAARNHTGGTAPKQVEAAIGRARKLLSA